The following are encoded together in the Phaseolus vulgaris cultivar G19833 chromosome 9, P. vulgaris v2.0, whole genome shotgun sequence genome:
- the LOC137821241 gene encoding GTP-binding protein At2g22870, translating into MVLLLHLPRFPLYFITSSHSLPLRALSTSPKTTLLRPPKSTITTSEPVTVTNPSATELSLEKLFVPPETTVSLDTARVLNGSNILLSKYANDALITQAEFVKSSVKTEDCPSDGLPEFALVGRSNVGKSSLLNSLVRRKKLALTSKKPGKTQCINHFRINDSWYLVDLPGYGYASAPHELRMDWEKFTKDYFLNRSTLVSVFLLIDASIPAKKIDLDYASWLGQNQIPMTIIFTKCDKRKKKKNGGQRPEENVDDFQDLIRGFFQSVPPWIMTSSVTNQGRDEILLHMAQLRNYWLKH; encoded by the exons ATGGTCCTTCTTCTGCACCTCCCAAGGTTCCCTCTCTACTTCATAACCTCATCTCACTCCCTTCCTCTCCGAGCCCTCTCCACTTCCCCTAAAACCACCCTCTTACGCCCACCCAAATCCACTATCACCACCTCAGAACCCGTGACCGTAACAAACCCTTCCGCAACAGAACTATCCCTCGAGAAGCTCTTCGTTCCGCCGGAGACCACCGTGTCTCTCGACACTGCCAGAGTGTTGAACGGTTCCAACATTCTGCTCAGCAAATACGCCAACGACGCTCTGATAACGCAGGCCGAATTCGTGAAAAGCAGTGTGAAAACCGAGGACTGCCCCTCCGATGGCCTCCCTGAGTTTGCTCTCGTTGGCCGCTCCAATGTCGGAAAATCCTCGCTCCTCAACTCTCTCGTGCGCCGCAAGAAGCTCGCCTTAACTTCCAAGAAGCCTG GCAAAACGCAATGCATTAACCATTTTCGGATTAATGATAGCTGGTACCTGGTTGATTTGCCTGGATATGG GTATGCATCTGCTCCGCATGAACTTAGAATGGACTGGGAAAAATTCACCAAGGACTATTTCCTTAACCGCTCAACATTAGTTTCAGTATTCCTTCTAATAGATGCTAGCATTCCTGCTAAAAAAATTGATCTTGACTATGCCAGTTGGTTGGGTCAGAATCAG ATACCAATGACAATAATCTTTACTAAATGTGACAAgcggaagaagaaaaaaaatggcgGCCAAAGACCAGAGGAAAATGTTGATGATTTTCAGGACCTGATTCGAGGTTTCTTCCAATCAGTGCCTCCATGGATCATGACCAGTAGTGTCACCAATCAGGGTCGTGATGAAATACTCCTCCATATGGCCCAGCTACGGAACTATTGGCTTAAGCACTAA
- the LOC137820137 gene encoding beta-adaptin-like protein A isoform X1, producing MKERRPRQSGLATSASHTSKVYPSDLTFSEETKGRSNRLRRRSTQLSVAMAPPPPQSHRSPSPSQPSGKSEVSDLKSQLRQLAGSRAPGADDSKRDLFKKVISNMTIGIDVSSLFGEMVMCSATSDIVLKKMCYLYVGNYAKVNPDLALLTINFLQRDCKDEDPMIRGLALRSLCSLRVANLVEYLVGPLGSGLKDNNSYVRMVAVIGVLKLYHISASTCIDADFLATLKHLMLNDPDTQVVANCLSALQEIWTLESSTSEEAARERETLLSKPVVYHLLNRIKEFSEWAQCLVLEFVSKYIPADSSEIFDMMNLLEDRLQHANGAVVLATVKLFLQLTLSMADVHQQVYERIKAPLLTQVSSGSPEQSYAVLSHLHLLVLRAPYIFSSDYKHFYCQYNEPSYVKKLKLEMLTAVANESNTYEIVTELCEYAANVDIPIARESIRAVGKIALQQYDVNAIVDRLLQFLEMEKDYVTSEALVLVKDLLRKYPQWSQDCIAVVGNISSKNVQEPKAKAALIWMLGEYSQDMHDAPYVLESLVENWDEEHSAEVRLHLLTAVMKCFFKRPPETKKALGAALAAGLADLHQDVHDRALFYYRLLQYNVSVAESVVNPPKQAVSVFADTQSSEIKDRIFDEFNSLSVVYQKPSYMFTDKEHRGTFEFADELGNLSITAESGESVVPAQRVEANDKDLLLSTSEKDEGREPGSNGSAYNAPSYNGSSAPSTTSQPLADLAFPSTGISGQASASSLAIDDLLGLDFAVGTAATPSPPPPPPLNLNPKAVLDPGTFQQKWRQLPISISEEYSLSPQGIASLTTPNALLRHMQSHSIHCIASGGQSPNFKFFFFAQKAEAASIYLVECIINTSSAKSQIKVKADDQSSSQAFSTLFQSALSKFGLP from the exons ATGAAAGAGAGAAGACCAAGGCAATCAGGTCTCGCCACTTCAGCTTCTCATACGTCGAAAGTTTATCCCTCAG ATCTCACTTTCTCAGAAGAAACAAAGGGGCGATCTAACCGTCTCCGTCGTCGTTCTACTCAACTTTCAGTGGCCATGGCTCCTCCGCCGCCGCAGTCTCATCGATCGCCGTCTCCGTCACAACCGTCAGG GAAGAGTGAAGTCTCCGATCTAAAATCACAGCTCCGGCAGCTTGCTGGGAGCCGAGCTCCGGGTGCTGATGATTCTAAGAGGGATCTCTTTAAGAAGGTGATTTCCAATATGACTATTGGTATTGATGTGTCGTCTCTCTTTGGCGAGATGGTAATGTGCTCTGCAACATCAGACATTGTTCTTAAAAAAATGTGCTATTTATATGTTGGGAACTATGCAAAGGTCAATCCTGATCTTGCACTTTTGACGATTAATTTTCTGCAAAGAGATTGCAAAGATGAGGATCCAATGATACGGGGACTAGCATTGAGGAGTTTGTGTTCTCTCCGGGTGGCAAATCTGGTGGAATATTTGGTTGGGCCATTAGGGTCTGGGTTGAAGGACAATAATAGTTATGTCAGGATGGTGGCAGTTATTGGGGTTTTGAAACTGTACCATATATCGGCTTCCACCTGTATTGATGCAGATTTTCTAGCAACACTGAAGCATTTGATGCTTAATGACCCTGATACTCAG GTAGTCGCAAATTGTTTGTCTGCTTTACAAGAAATTTGGACCTTAGAGTCATCCACATCAGAGGAAGCAGCCAGGGAGAGAGAAACTCTACTTAGCAAGCCAGTCGTATATCACCTTCTGAATCG CATTAAGGAGTTCAGTGAATGGGCACAATGTCTTGTACTAGAATTTGTGAGCAAGTACATTCCGGCAGATAGCAGTGAAATATTTGATATGATGAATCTCCTTGAAGATAGACTCCAGCATGCAAATGGTGCTGTTGTCTTGGCAACTGTTAAATTATTTCTACAGTTGACTTTGTCTATGGCTGATGTTCATCAGCAG GTATATGAGCGTATCAAAGCCCCTCTGTTGACTCAAGTGAGCTCAGGAAGTCCAGAACAATCTTATGCAGTTTTAAGTCACCTGCATCTTTTGGTCTTGCGTGCACCTTATATATTTTCCTCGGACTATAAACACTTCTATTGCCAGTACAATGAGCCATCATATGTTAAAAAGTTGAAGCTTGAAATGCTGACTGCAGTTGCAAATGAAAGCAACACCTATGAGATAG TGACAGAACTATGTGAATATGCTGCAAATGTTGACATTCCCATTGCAAGGGAATCAATTCGAGCTGTTGGGAAGATAGCATTGCAGCAGTATGATGTCAATGCTATTGTTGATCGACTTCTCCAGTTTCTTGAGATGGAAAAGGACTATGTTACTTCTGAAGCTTTG GTGCTTGTGAAAGATCTGTTAAGAAAATATCCACAATGGAGTCAGGATTGTATTGCTGTTGTTGGAAACATAAGTAGCAAAAATGTGCAAGAACCCAAGGCTAAGGCAGCTCTTATATGGATGTTGGGAGAATATTCTCAGGACATGCACGATGCTCCATATGTCTTGGAGAGTTTAGTTGAAAATTGGGATGAGGAGCATTCCGCTGAG GTTCGCTTGCATCTTCTTACTGCAGTTATGAAGTGTTTCTTTAAGCGCCCACCTGAAACTAAAAAGGCATTAGGTGCTGCATTGGCTGCTGGACTTGCTGATCTTCACCAG GATGTTCATGACAGGGCCTTATTTTATTACAGGCTTCTGCAATACAATGTATCTGTGGCAGAGAGTGTGGTTAACCCTCCAAAGCAAGCTGTTTCCGTCTTTGCTGATACCCAGAGCAGTGAAATCAAAGATCGCATATTTGATGAATTTAACAGTCTGTCTGTTGTATATCAAAAG CCTTCTTATATGTTCACTGATAAGGAACATCGAGGGACATTTGAGTTTGCAGATGAACTTGGAAATCTATCTATTACTGCAGAATCTGGAGAGTCTGTTGTTCCAGCTCAAAGAGTGGAAGCAAATGATAAGGATCTGCTTCTAAGTACTTCAGAAAAGGATGAAGGAAGAGAACCTGGTAGCAATGGTTCAGCCTACAATGCTCCTTCCTACAATGGTTCATCTGCGCCTTCTACAACTTCACAACCACTTGCAGATTTGGCATTTCCAAGTACTGGCATATCAGGTCAAGCATCAGCTTCTAGCTTAGCTATTGATGATCTACTTGGTTTAGATTTTGCAGTTGGAACTGCAGCCACACCTTCACCTCCTCCACCTCCTCCGTTGAACCTAAACCCCAAGGCTGTACTGGATCCTGGCACATTTCAGCAGAAATGGCGTCAACTGCCAATATCTATATCAGAg GAATATTCTCTAAGTCCTCAGGGAATCGCATCCTTGACAACTCCCAATGCACTCCTGCGGCACATgcaaagtcattcaatacactGCATTGCATCCGGCGGTCAGTCTCCCAACTTTAAGTTCTTTTTCTTTGCTCAGAAAGCAGAAGCAGCATCAATATATCTTGTAGAGTGTATAATCAACACATCCTCAGCCAAGTCACAGATTAAAGTAAAAGCTGATGACCAAAGTTCATCCCAGGCATTCTCAACATTATTTCAATCAGCCTTATCAAAATTTGGTTTACCCTGA
- the LOC137820137 gene encoding beta-adaptin-like protein A isoform X2 has protein sequence MAPPPPQSHRSPSPSQPSGKSEVSDLKSQLRQLAGSRAPGADDSKRDLFKKVISNMTIGIDVSSLFGEMVMCSATSDIVLKKMCYLYVGNYAKVNPDLALLTINFLQRDCKDEDPMIRGLALRSLCSLRVANLVEYLVGPLGSGLKDNNSYVRMVAVIGVLKLYHISASTCIDADFLATLKHLMLNDPDTQVVANCLSALQEIWTLESSTSEEAARERETLLSKPVVYHLLNRIKEFSEWAQCLVLEFVSKYIPADSSEIFDMMNLLEDRLQHANGAVVLATVKLFLQLTLSMADVHQQVYERIKAPLLTQVSSGSPEQSYAVLSHLHLLVLRAPYIFSSDYKHFYCQYNEPSYVKKLKLEMLTAVANESNTYEIVTELCEYAANVDIPIARESIRAVGKIALQQYDVNAIVDRLLQFLEMEKDYVTSEALVLVKDLLRKYPQWSQDCIAVVGNISSKNVQEPKAKAALIWMLGEYSQDMHDAPYVLESLVENWDEEHSAEVRLHLLTAVMKCFFKRPPETKKALGAALAAGLADLHQDVHDRALFYYRLLQYNVSVAESVVNPPKQAVSVFADTQSSEIKDRIFDEFNSLSVVYQKPSYMFTDKEHRGTFEFADELGNLSITAESGESVVPAQRVEANDKDLLLSTSEKDEGREPGSNGSAYNAPSYNGSSAPSTTSQPLADLAFPSTGISGQASASSLAIDDLLGLDFAVGTAATPSPPPPPPLNLNPKAVLDPGTFQQKWRQLPISISEEYSLSPQGIASLTTPNALLRHMQSHSIHCIASGGQSPNFKFFFFAQKAEAASIYLVECIINTSSAKSQIKVKADDQSSSQAFSTLFQSALSKFGLP, from the exons ATGGCTCCTCCGCCGCCGCAGTCTCATCGATCGCCGTCTCCGTCACAACCGTCAGG GAAGAGTGAAGTCTCCGATCTAAAATCACAGCTCCGGCAGCTTGCTGGGAGCCGAGCTCCGGGTGCTGATGATTCTAAGAGGGATCTCTTTAAGAAGGTGATTTCCAATATGACTATTGGTATTGATGTGTCGTCTCTCTTTGGCGAGATGGTAATGTGCTCTGCAACATCAGACATTGTTCTTAAAAAAATGTGCTATTTATATGTTGGGAACTATGCAAAGGTCAATCCTGATCTTGCACTTTTGACGATTAATTTTCTGCAAAGAGATTGCAAAGATGAGGATCCAATGATACGGGGACTAGCATTGAGGAGTTTGTGTTCTCTCCGGGTGGCAAATCTGGTGGAATATTTGGTTGGGCCATTAGGGTCTGGGTTGAAGGACAATAATAGTTATGTCAGGATGGTGGCAGTTATTGGGGTTTTGAAACTGTACCATATATCGGCTTCCACCTGTATTGATGCAGATTTTCTAGCAACACTGAAGCATTTGATGCTTAATGACCCTGATACTCAG GTAGTCGCAAATTGTTTGTCTGCTTTACAAGAAATTTGGACCTTAGAGTCATCCACATCAGAGGAAGCAGCCAGGGAGAGAGAAACTCTACTTAGCAAGCCAGTCGTATATCACCTTCTGAATCG CATTAAGGAGTTCAGTGAATGGGCACAATGTCTTGTACTAGAATTTGTGAGCAAGTACATTCCGGCAGATAGCAGTGAAATATTTGATATGATGAATCTCCTTGAAGATAGACTCCAGCATGCAAATGGTGCTGTTGTCTTGGCAACTGTTAAATTATTTCTACAGTTGACTTTGTCTATGGCTGATGTTCATCAGCAG GTATATGAGCGTATCAAAGCCCCTCTGTTGACTCAAGTGAGCTCAGGAAGTCCAGAACAATCTTATGCAGTTTTAAGTCACCTGCATCTTTTGGTCTTGCGTGCACCTTATATATTTTCCTCGGACTATAAACACTTCTATTGCCAGTACAATGAGCCATCATATGTTAAAAAGTTGAAGCTTGAAATGCTGACTGCAGTTGCAAATGAAAGCAACACCTATGAGATAG TGACAGAACTATGTGAATATGCTGCAAATGTTGACATTCCCATTGCAAGGGAATCAATTCGAGCTGTTGGGAAGATAGCATTGCAGCAGTATGATGTCAATGCTATTGTTGATCGACTTCTCCAGTTTCTTGAGATGGAAAAGGACTATGTTACTTCTGAAGCTTTG GTGCTTGTGAAAGATCTGTTAAGAAAATATCCACAATGGAGTCAGGATTGTATTGCTGTTGTTGGAAACATAAGTAGCAAAAATGTGCAAGAACCCAAGGCTAAGGCAGCTCTTATATGGATGTTGGGAGAATATTCTCAGGACATGCACGATGCTCCATATGTCTTGGAGAGTTTAGTTGAAAATTGGGATGAGGAGCATTCCGCTGAG GTTCGCTTGCATCTTCTTACTGCAGTTATGAAGTGTTTCTTTAAGCGCCCACCTGAAACTAAAAAGGCATTAGGTGCTGCATTGGCTGCTGGACTTGCTGATCTTCACCAG GATGTTCATGACAGGGCCTTATTTTATTACAGGCTTCTGCAATACAATGTATCTGTGGCAGAGAGTGTGGTTAACCCTCCAAAGCAAGCTGTTTCCGTCTTTGCTGATACCCAGAGCAGTGAAATCAAAGATCGCATATTTGATGAATTTAACAGTCTGTCTGTTGTATATCAAAAG CCTTCTTATATGTTCACTGATAAGGAACATCGAGGGACATTTGAGTTTGCAGATGAACTTGGAAATCTATCTATTACTGCAGAATCTGGAGAGTCTGTTGTTCCAGCTCAAAGAGTGGAAGCAAATGATAAGGATCTGCTTCTAAGTACTTCAGAAAAGGATGAAGGAAGAGAACCTGGTAGCAATGGTTCAGCCTACAATGCTCCTTCCTACAATGGTTCATCTGCGCCTTCTACAACTTCACAACCACTTGCAGATTTGGCATTTCCAAGTACTGGCATATCAGGTCAAGCATCAGCTTCTAGCTTAGCTATTGATGATCTACTTGGTTTAGATTTTGCAGTTGGAACTGCAGCCACACCTTCACCTCCTCCACCTCCTCCGTTGAACCTAAACCCCAAGGCTGTACTGGATCCTGGCACATTTCAGCAGAAATGGCGTCAACTGCCAATATCTATATCAGAg GAATATTCTCTAAGTCCTCAGGGAATCGCATCCTTGACAACTCCCAATGCACTCCTGCGGCACATgcaaagtcattcaatacactGCATTGCATCCGGCGGTCAGTCTCCCAACTTTAAGTTCTTTTTCTTTGCTCAGAAAGCAGAAGCAGCATCAATATATCTTGTAGAGTGTATAATCAACACATCCTCAGCCAAGTCACAGATTAAAGTAAAAGCTGATGACCAAAGTTCATCCCAGGCATTCTCAACATTATTTCAATCAGCCTTATCAAAATTTGGTTTACCCTGA
- the LOC137820418 gene encoding uncharacterized protein, whose translation MGYIHYGRNGLRNIFRFKSATGAVTNFVRSQPRSHAPVLGNVPFSTTSDSRIVQDLLAEVERDRLRERNERLRLGLDTADIDAESEQDYMGVGPLIAKLEKEKQKESAELHRYEEPTDSDDDSDEETKDEVDKRCSDFERKYKRHQDLLHSFTEAETLDDAFKWMTKIDKFEHKHFRLRPEYRVIGELVNRLKVATEQKDRFVLQNKLNRALRLVQWKEAYDPDNPANYGVIQREQPDAAAAADAREEAELEMEKLIGEGDNAGDDDEEEFDDMKEKDNILLAKLEAIDRKLEEKLAELEYTFGRKGKALEEEIKDLAEERNELTEQKRKPLYRKGFDTRLIDMNRTCKVTKGGQVVKYTAMVACGNYNGVIGFAKAKGPAVPVALQKAYEKCFQNLHYVERHEEHTIAHAIQTSFKKTKVYLWPAPTTTGMKAGRTVESILHLAGLKNVKSKVIGSRNPHNTVKAVFKALNAIETPRDVQEKFGRTVVEKYLL comes from the exons ATGGGTTACATCCACTATGGAAGAAACGGTCTCCGGAACATATTCAGATTCAAATCCGCCACCGGCGCCGTCACAAACTTCGTCAGATCGCAACCGAGGTCACACGCTCCTGTGCTCGGAAACGTTCCGTTCTCCACCACTTCCGACTCCAGAATCGTGCAGGACCTTCTAGCGGAGGTGGAGCGCGACAGACTCAGGGAGCGAAATGAGCGATTGAGACTCGGTTTGGACACAGCCGACATTGACGCGGAGTCCGAGCAGGACTACATGGGCGTGGGGCCGCTAATAGCGAAGCTCGAGAAGGAGAAGCAGAAGGAATCGGCGGAATTGCACCGCTACGAGGAGCCCACGGACTCCGATGACGATTCCGACGAGGAAACCAAGGACGAGGTGGACAAACGCTGCAGCGACTTCGAGCGCAAGTACAAACGCCACCAGGACCTCCTCCATAGCTTCACCGAAGCTGAAACCCTCGACGACGCCTTCAAGTGGATGACTAAAATTGACAAGTTCGAGCACAAGCATTTCCGCCTACGTCCAGAATATAGGGTTATCGGCGAGCTCGTGAACCGGCTCAAGGTGGCGACGGAGCAGAAGGATAGGTTTGTTCTGCAGAATAAGCTTAATAGGGCGTTGAGGTTGGTGCAGTGGAAGGAGGCTTATGATCCTGATAACCCTGCCAATTATGGCGTGATTCAGCGTGAGCAGCCGGATGCTGCGGCCGCCGCGGATGCGCGGGAAGAAGCTGAGTTGGAGATGGAGAAGCTGATTGGGGAAGGGGATAATGctggtgatgatgatgaggagGAGTTTGATGACATGAAGGAGAAGGATAATATATTGCTGGCTAAACTTGAGGCTATTGATAGGAAGCTTGAGGAGAAGTTGGCGGAGCTTGAATATACGTTTGGGAGGAAGGGTAAGGCACTGGAGGAAGAGATCAAGGATCTTGCTGAAGAGAGAAATGAATTGACTGAGCAGAAGAGAAAGCCGCTTTACCGGAAG GGTTTTGATACAAGATTGATAGACATGAACCGAACTTGTAAAGTCACCAag GGAGGACAAGTTGTGAAGTATACTGCTATGGTAGCTTGTGGAAACTATAATGGTGTTATTGGTTTTGCAAAAGCCAAAGGCCCTGCAGTCCCCGTTGCCCTTCAGAAG GCCTACGAGAAATGCTTTCAGAATTTGCATTATGTAGAGCGACATGAGGAGCATACAATTGCCCATGCAATTCAAACGTCGTTTAAAAAGACCAAG GTGTATCTCTGGCCTGCTCCAACTACAACTGGTATGAAAGCTGGCAGAACAGTCGAATCAATACTTCACTTGGCTGGTTTAAAGAATGTCAAGTCCAAG GTCATTGGTTCCAGAAATCCTCATAATACAGTTAAGGCTGTCTTCAAAGCACTTAATGCG ATTGAAACACCAAGGGATGTTCAAGAGAAGTTTGGCAGGACTGTGGTTGAGAAGTATCTGTTGTGA
- the LOC137820137 gene encoding beta-adaptin-like protein A isoform X3, whose translation MAKGATLTTLSWKSEVSDLKSQLRQLAGSRAPGADDSKRDLFKKVISNMTIGIDVSSLFGEMVMCSATSDIVLKKMCYLYVGNYAKVNPDLALLTINFLQRDCKDEDPMIRGLALRSLCSLRVANLVEYLVGPLGSGLKDNNSYVRMVAVIGVLKLYHISASTCIDADFLATLKHLMLNDPDTQVVANCLSALQEIWTLESSTSEEAARERETLLSKPVVYHLLNRIKEFSEWAQCLVLEFVSKYIPADSSEIFDMMNLLEDRLQHANGAVVLATVKLFLQLTLSMADVHQQVYERIKAPLLTQVSSGSPEQSYAVLSHLHLLVLRAPYIFSSDYKHFYCQYNEPSYVKKLKLEMLTAVANESNTYEIVTELCEYAANVDIPIARESIRAVGKIALQQYDVNAIVDRLLQFLEMEKDYVTSEALVLVKDLLRKYPQWSQDCIAVVGNISSKNVQEPKAKAALIWMLGEYSQDMHDAPYVLESLVENWDEEHSAEVRLHLLTAVMKCFFKRPPETKKALGAALAAGLADLHQDVHDRALFYYRLLQYNVSVAESVVNPPKQAVSVFADTQSSEIKDRIFDEFNSLSVVYQKPSYMFTDKEHRGTFEFADELGNLSITAESGESVVPAQRVEANDKDLLLSTSEKDEGREPGSNGSAYNAPSYNGSSAPSTTSQPLADLAFPSTGISGQASASSLAIDDLLGLDFAVGTAATPSPPPPPPLNLNPKAVLDPGTFQQKWRQLPISISEEYSLSPQGIASLTTPNALLRHMQSHSIHCIASGGQSPNFKFFFFAQKAEAASIYLVECIINTSSAKSQIKVKADDQSSSQAFSTLFQSALSKFGLP comes from the exons ATGGCTAAAGGGGCTACGTTAACTACATTGAGTTG GAAGAGTGAAGTCTCCGATCTAAAATCACAGCTCCGGCAGCTTGCTGGGAGCCGAGCTCCGGGTGCTGATGATTCTAAGAGGGATCTCTTTAAGAAGGTGATTTCCAATATGACTATTGGTATTGATGTGTCGTCTCTCTTTGGCGAGATGGTAATGTGCTCTGCAACATCAGACATTGTTCTTAAAAAAATGTGCTATTTATATGTTGGGAACTATGCAAAGGTCAATCCTGATCTTGCACTTTTGACGATTAATTTTCTGCAAAGAGATTGCAAAGATGAGGATCCAATGATACGGGGACTAGCATTGAGGAGTTTGTGTTCTCTCCGGGTGGCAAATCTGGTGGAATATTTGGTTGGGCCATTAGGGTCTGGGTTGAAGGACAATAATAGTTATGTCAGGATGGTGGCAGTTATTGGGGTTTTGAAACTGTACCATATATCGGCTTCCACCTGTATTGATGCAGATTTTCTAGCAACACTGAAGCATTTGATGCTTAATGACCCTGATACTCAG GTAGTCGCAAATTGTTTGTCTGCTTTACAAGAAATTTGGACCTTAGAGTCATCCACATCAGAGGAAGCAGCCAGGGAGAGAGAAACTCTACTTAGCAAGCCAGTCGTATATCACCTTCTGAATCG CATTAAGGAGTTCAGTGAATGGGCACAATGTCTTGTACTAGAATTTGTGAGCAAGTACATTCCGGCAGATAGCAGTGAAATATTTGATATGATGAATCTCCTTGAAGATAGACTCCAGCATGCAAATGGTGCTGTTGTCTTGGCAACTGTTAAATTATTTCTACAGTTGACTTTGTCTATGGCTGATGTTCATCAGCAG GTATATGAGCGTATCAAAGCCCCTCTGTTGACTCAAGTGAGCTCAGGAAGTCCAGAACAATCTTATGCAGTTTTAAGTCACCTGCATCTTTTGGTCTTGCGTGCACCTTATATATTTTCCTCGGACTATAAACACTTCTATTGCCAGTACAATGAGCCATCATATGTTAAAAAGTTGAAGCTTGAAATGCTGACTGCAGTTGCAAATGAAAGCAACACCTATGAGATAG TGACAGAACTATGTGAATATGCTGCAAATGTTGACATTCCCATTGCAAGGGAATCAATTCGAGCTGTTGGGAAGATAGCATTGCAGCAGTATGATGTCAATGCTATTGTTGATCGACTTCTCCAGTTTCTTGAGATGGAAAAGGACTATGTTACTTCTGAAGCTTTG GTGCTTGTGAAAGATCTGTTAAGAAAATATCCACAATGGAGTCAGGATTGTATTGCTGTTGTTGGAAACATAAGTAGCAAAAATGTGCAAGAACCCAAGGCTAAGGCAGCTCTTATATGGATGTTGGGAGAATATTCTCAGGACATGCACGATGCTCCATATGTCTTGGAGAGTTTAGTTGAAAATTGGGATGAGGAGCATTCCGCTGAG GTTCGCTTGCATCTTCTTACTGCAGTTATGAAGTGTTTCTTTAAGCGCCCACCTGAAACTAAAAAGGCATTAGGTGCTGCATTGGCTGCTGGACTTGCTGATCTTCACCAG GATGTTCATGACAGGGCCTTATTTTATTACAGGCTTCTGCAATACAATGTATCTGTGGCAGAGAGTGTGGTTAACCCTCCAAAGCAAGCTGTTTCCGTCTTTGCTGATACCCAGAGCAGTGAAATCAAAGATCGCATATTTGATGAATTTAACAGTCTGTCTGTTGTATATCAAAAG CCTTCTTATATGTTCACTGATAAGGAACATCGAGGGACATTTGAGTTTGCAGATGAACTTGGAAATCTATCTATTACTGCAGAATCTGGAGAGTCTGTTGTTCCAGCTCAAAGAGTGGAAGCAAATGATAAGGATCTGCTTCTAAGTACTTCAGAAAAGGATGAAGGAAGAGAACCTGGTAGCAATGGTTCAGCCTACAATGCTCCTTCCTACAATGGTTCATCTGCGCCTTCTACAACTTCACAACCACTTGCAGATTTGGCATTTCCAAGTACTGGCATATCAGGTCAAGCATCAGCTTCTAGCTTAGCTATTGATGATCTACTTGGTTTAGATTTTGCAGTTGGAACTGCAGCCACACCTTCACCTCCTCCACCTCCTCCGTTGAACCTAAACCCCAAGGCTGTACTGGATCCTGGCACATTTCAGCAGAAATGGCGTCAACTGCCAATATCTATATCAGAg GAATATTCTCTAAGTCCTCAGGGAATCGCATCCTTGACAACTCCCAATGCACTCCTGCGGCACATgcaaagtcattcaatacactGCATTGCATCCGGCGGTCAGTCTCCCAACTTTAAGTTCTTTTTCTTTGCTCAGAAAGCAGAAGCAGCATCAATATATCTTGTAGAGTGTATAATCAACACATCCTCAGCCAAGTCACAGATTAAAGTAAAAGCTGATGACCAAAGTTCATCCCAGGCATTCTCAACATTATTTCAATCAGCCTTATCAAAATTTGGTTTACCCTGA